The nucleotide sequence GTCGCGCTGGTGTGGCGGTCGGCGCGTCGCCGGATCAACCGCCGACGCCTTCCGATCCCGTAACAAAAAAGGCCGCATCCTCGTGATGGGGCCTTTTCAAGGCGGCAATGTCGTCGCGCCGGGCTATTCCTCGTCGATCCGGCTCATGCCCATCACGCGGTAGCCGGCGTCCACGTAAATGACCTCGCCGGTAATGCCCGAGGCGAGATCGGAGCCGAGGAAGGCCGCGGCGTTACCGATCTCTTCCTGGGTGACGTTGCGCTTGAGCGCGGCGCTGTCGCGCGCGTAGTTCAGCATCGTGCGGAAGCCGCTGATGCCCGAGGCCGCCAGGGTCTTGATCGGCCCGGCGGAAATGGCGTTGACCCGTACGCCCCGAGGGCCCAGATCTGCGGCGATGAAGCGCATGTTCGACTCCAGGCTCGCCTTGGCCGGGCCCATCACGTTGTAGCCCGGCATGACGCGGTCGCTGCCGAGATACGTCAGGGTGATCAGCGAGGCCTTGTCCGACAGCATTGGGCGGGCCGCCTTGGCCAGTGCCGCGAAGCTGTAGGCGCTGATGTCGTGTGCGATACGCGAGGCGTCCCGCGAAATGCTGTCCAGATAGCCGCCGGACAGCGCTTCGCGCGGCGCGAAGCCGATGGCATGGACGAGGATGTCCAGGCGGTCCCAATGGTTGCCCAGCGCGGTGAACAGCGCCTCGATCTGCGCATCCTCGGCCACATCGAGCGGCAGCACGGCCACGGCGCCCAGCGCCTCGCCCATCTTTTCCACGCGAGGCTTGAGTTTGTCACCCTGATAGGTCAGTACCAGCTCCGCGCCCTGTTCGCGCATCGCACTGGCGATGCCGTAGGCGATCGATCGTTCGCTGGCCAAGCCCGTGATCAAGGCTTTTTTGCCGTCAAGAAACCCCATGCCTTCTCCTGGATTCGTGTTGTATGGCTATCGTACCGGGCCGGGATATCAGCCGGATACCTCGGGCTGCAGACGCAGCCGTTCGCCGGGCTGAATGGTCGCGCCCGAATTCATGTCGTTGAGGCTGCGCAGCGTGTTGACCTGCATCGAGAAGCGATTCGCGATCGACCACAGCGAGTCGCCCGGTTCTACTTCGTAGTAACTCGGTAGCGGGGCGGGGCCATCCACGGCGATGGTAGAGCCCGGTTGGAGCGGCGTGCCCTTGTCCATGCGGTTCCAACGGCGCAGCTGCTTGACCGTCACATTGTTGGCCTGGGCGATCGACCACAGCGAGTCACCCGAGTG is from Salinisphaera sp. LB1 and encodes:
- a CDS encoding enoyl-ACP reductase, which gives rise to MGFLDGKKALITGLASERSIAYGIASAMREQGAELVLTYQGDKLKPRVEKMGEALGAVAVLPLDVAEDAQIEALFTALGNHWDRLDILVHAIGFAPREALSGGYLDSISRDASRIAHDISAYSFAALAKAARPMLSDKASLITLTYLGSDRVMPGYNVMGPAKASLESNMRFIAADLGPRGVRVNAISAGPIKTLAASGISGFRTMLNYARDSAALKRNVTQEEIGNAAAFLGSDLASGITGEVIYVDAGYRVMGMSRIDEE